The window CTCTCTAAATTTACTATTCGtggctatatttgaattttatagcaaatccaTGAAACAAGAGATCAATTGTTCTAAATTGAAACAAGATAGCAACAAGCCCTCgtagctcagttggttagagcgCCTGCTTAGTAAACGGAGGTCTTGAGTTCGACTCTCAACAAGAGaattttatttttctgtatttctgTATTTTGCGTTGGTTGTATTCGTTGTGCGAATGAATATAGTCGATACATGTTGTATCCTTTTTATACACCCTTGTATACAAGTCGATACATGGTATATTCTTTGTACATACCCCTACATTTCGCGTTGGTTGTATTCGTTTCACGAATGAATACAGTTGATACAAGTTGTATTCATTACGCGAACGAATACAATTGATACAGgttgtattcgttgcgcgaaCGAATACAGACTATTCGTTGCGCGTCTAAATACAAGTGATACAAGATGATAACAATTAAGCAGTAACTACTAATGGTAATTAGACAAACTATAATTACTAGGCTGTAAActatagtgctttatgaaaattcatCTTGATTTTTTGGATTAGGGCCTGTCTTGTTTTATCTTATTTCAATTGATTGGTTAACTTTAAAGTTACATTGAATTTTTAAACGTGATTAGAATTGAGCATAGTATAAAGTAACTTTTAGAGCTAAATTTATCCTTAAACTTCCGTCGTTGGTATAGAAGAAGCGAACAAAAGTATGTTCACTTGCTTTCTTGTTCTGTTTGTTATTGTTAATTAGTGGAGTATACGAAAGTTAGCAGGGTTAGCTCTTTTGGTGCAGAAATAGCAATTTGGTGATGATTAAGTTTTATACTGACTATGAAATAATGGTTGACACATATTCTTAACACATAAAATCAACTGAAGTTATCTTAGACGATAAATTTCCAAGAATGTATGCCAAATCCGTATAACGTAGCCACTGTTCAAGTGGTGGCTAATAGTCATAGTTGACCATTCATCCAAACATATAAGTGGAAAAAGATCAATTTTAGTCCATTAAGAATAAGTTATTTCTGCTTTTGATTTTTATACTCGATCTTACAAataaatcttttatttttattttgtccaGCTTTAAGAATTTATTATGTTTACCTCAAGAATCGAAGAGCAAAAAATCCCACAAAACCCAGgaaacgaggaaacaaattccAAAAACATTAGAAAAGTTCTGTGTGGTGGTTCCCGTTTTGCCTTACATTTTCTTGGGGGAGATAGTTCTTTCTTAATTCCCTTAACCTATAGTAGTTTCTAAGAACAATCATATAAAACAAATGAATAaacttttgtttttggtatcATTGCATTACTTTACAAAAAAAAAGTCCTCTTCCACAGTCCCCGCTAATGATCTTGAAATGGGGAAGATAGAACTATTACTAAATAGAGTAAAATGACTTGACCCTAATCAATCAGTCGGTAAAAGGGGGAAAAAAATGGAGGGTCTACAATAAAGGCAAAGAGATTTTCTAGACCCACCAAATCCCCAACATGCCCAACAACCTTATCTTAAAACCATTATATTCCTCCCTACATATATTACAGTTTGTCATTGTCACTTTTGTCTTGCAAGCGTAGGATGAGAGTCCATTTGACCAAATTGCCCTTGTGATATGGGAGTGGTGGCCCACAGGTTTAACTGCTGAGGTGGACCCAGCCTAAGATTGACAGGTGTACTTGTGGGACCCGATGCAACACGCTCACATGAAGGGCACATGGTGAGGGTGGTGGGAGGGGTCATTTGCATGTAGAATTGAGGTGAAAGCTTCAGTGCTCTTAGCTCTTGAACCTCTTTCTGTAATCTCCTGTTTTCTTCTGTCAGATTCTCAACACACCTCTTCAAAAAATCGCAGTCTAGTTCAGTTTGCTTCAACTTTGTCCTGTATGTCCACACAGATTATTTTCAGGATATTTCTTGAGTAGTAATAACTTCAAACAGTTAGaagtgtgatatatatatatatataatgatatCATTGTCTACATCATTCTTAAAGTAGAGCAGAAAAATCCTATAAGAATTAACTTAAACAACGTTAACCAAGCACTTAAACTTAAAATAGTCTAACTTCTGTATAACACATATATAttcaatatataatatatttatccTATAAGAATTAACTTAAACAACGTTAGCAGAGCACTTAAACTTAAAATAGACGAACgaatatataacatatatattcaatatataatatatttataattgtGTATAAATTAGACCGGTTATTTATGTAAAGATTGCCACATAAATACCGGCAAAATTTAACGTTTACTTTTTTCAGAtcgtatacataaattatacacaaTTTCATGTTATACATATATTTTATGTCCGCACACTATTTTTAGTTTATGAGATGAGTTGAACGGCTATTAAATCTCACCTAGCTCTTCTGTTCTGGAACCACACTTCCACTTGCCGTGCCCTCAATCCCAGTCTCTTTGCCAAAGCCAGCTTTTGCTTCTGCACAAAAAGAAAatcatcatcaatatataccagtTAGGTACAATAATTAAAATCCTCGAAATCGCCCTTGAACTCATTGTGTTTGTATCTAATAATGATGATCTAATTAATTAGTTAACTTACAGGATTGAGGGTGCTGTGCTCTTTGAAGTTTTCTTCAAGAACGGCGGACTGTTCTTTAGTTAAACGGAGTTTTTTTCTACAAGTTTCTCCGTCCTCTTCGTCGCTGATTCCTCGAGAGCAAGCCCTTTCCATGTCATGCTCCTCACAGTTGGCTTCTCTGTCGTTTCGCTTATTACCACTCACGCTTGAAATTGTGCTGTTCGGAGACGATACGCCGGCTTCCTCCTCCGCGTCCGCCGTTTCCGGCAGCCGGTTCACGTCGATTCCCTTTAGGAAAGTCTTCGTTTCCACTCTGCATGTCTCCGAGTTCCGATCTGCAATCAATATTTACCCATTAGAAAAATTAATTAGAGAAATGAAGTTCCACATTTTTGGATCAAAAAGgtcattttattaataaaagaaattcCCTTCACTTTTGGTAAAGATTTTGATCGATCAGATCTGAAGTTTATAATATGAAGAAAAGCTAGCATTATAGATGAGGAAGAGCTAATTAACAAACCTGAGGAAGGAAATGAATTATCAGTCCAAGAAGTTTTGCGAATGAGATTAGTAACAGTCCTGTTCTGTGGAAAGCTTAAGCTGAGGCTCAACCCCAGATCTTCCATTTTTCTCTCTCGGGGTCGGGGGGGTTACGTTCTTGAAAATAAAACTATAACAGCAGCTTCCGAAATTAAAGAAGATGTGGGATGACTAGTTTTGTGAGGATTTTCAGCTTTTCTGGTACGATAAGAGGTGAGACTTATTACTCATATGAATATGAATagaggagaagagagagagagaaaccaGTTAGTGTAGTTTGAAGCCTGTTGAGTAGAGCGTGTTATATATATAGGAAGAATATGtatgcattttctttttcttttttatttgtaaAGGAAATTATAATACTCCTAAGTACAGGTGGAAGTGTAGAGAGGTGAAGGGTTGTGCAATTAGGCCAATCATGAGTCATGACTAGGGGCGTACGCGGGTACCAGTTATCATAGATTTTGCCTCTTGAAGTTTACCAACCATTCACAGTGCTTcttaattgaaaaaaagaaaataaaatgcaaACTAGGGGAGAATATATTTTGGGATTACTGCAGACCAAACTTTGGATCGGATAATTTATAATCGAAATGCTGATTTTATGATGAACTACGCCTTCTGTAAAGTGCTACGGAAGCTCACCCAATATGGAGCACTTTATTTGATACAGTTACAATTTgaagagttaatataatttttaaattaaaaccTTTTTATGTgctttttaaatattattaacaTGACTCATAATGCTTTTTatagaaatttaaaaaattataattgaaTTCACACAAGAAAAATTAAATAGTTTAACTCTCGTATTCCTAATCGTTTCACATAAAATGAGACGAAATGAGTACTAATTACTCTCAGCTCCTCCAGCCCAATTCAGTATGTAAATTGGAATTTAGAACACTGTGGTTTCAAAATGAACACAGTAATCTTAACATTTACATAATGTCAAAATATAATTTATTCAAATAAACTCATAAGACTCGCTACAAATTCCATTTAATCACGCTTGAGGCCGGCCTCAATAAGTAGAGGGACTAACTATATGGGTCAAAATTTGACGAATAATATTCGAAATAAGATTACCCTAAAGGAAGAATTCTCGAGTCGTCATTAATCGAGATGGGTCAGGAAGCAGAAAAATGTGTAGCCGAAGAGTCGACGGGAGTCGTGGTCAAACACTCCCTCCGAGCCAAGGATTACACTTTTTGGTCAACCACTACCTCCGAGCCAAAGATCAGAATGCACGTCTAAGCGAAGTAAACCAAATGCCTCAACAAAGAAAGGTTAGACGATTACGAGTACAATTCCAAGTTTTAGGGAAGCCATCTGCGTTGGCCACCACGTCCTCAGTTCTAACGAAAAAGAAATTGTGTCAGAACTGGCGGCTAGccttgtcatccatcttcaccaccaggcaCTTGCCCCCTCGGTGGAGAAGGTTTAACATCGTCCCCCTATAGAAACTAGGGGCGAATAGATGCATCAGATGCCGAAGTGTGATCTAAACCCCAGCAGCTCCGCAAACTTGGTAAGCATCCTAAAGAGCTTGTAGATATATGATGCGAGCTGAGCCGGGCAAACGCCACAGAAACGCCAAAACTCCTCCGCTCGTTGAAGAAGGAGAAGAGTGTAGCCGACATGAAAGGGGTATGCGTAGAACGCACAATATCCAGGGCAGTGGACTTGTACCACGTCCCGCCCGGCAGGGACCAACTCGATGCGAGCGGGAAAGCCGTATTTAGCCCTAAGCTCTAATAAATCGTCCTCCTTCATCGTCGACTCAGAGATTTCGGGCTCGACTTCAGGCGACTTTGTAAAATCATACATGACTTTTTCACTACAAGGAATTATCTCCTCCACCATAGGAAAGTTCTCGTCCTCAATGGTAACGGAGACGCCCTCCGGGTGAGGAGGAAAAACCAACGCTAAGGGAACTGAGTCGCTTTCCTCGCTGGGACCAGAAGATACGTTTGACATATTTCCAACAAAAGAGAGAGTATTTAGAGCAACGGGGGGTGAAACAACAGGAATCTCTAGGTCAGTGAAAGAAGATGCACAtcaatggaagaagaagaagaacaagaagacacAAGGTTTCGATATGAGAAATTTGTAAAACATAAGATTATGTCTTCACACCCCTATTTATAAGAGCTCATGCGTCGGAACCGATAAATTAGGTCATCATTACTTGGCACCACTATCGAAGCGGTAGATACAACCAAAAGACGCACATGAAACGAAGCAACACATCGGGAAAATGTACCATAATGATGCATGATATCATGACGTCACTTTGATCCTGGAACAACGTAACCCCAAAAAGGTTTTGCGGCTCATGAAAGGTTACGTTGTGAGCTCGCCTCAAACATCACGAACCGACACGTCCGTCCAATCATCTCGACCACGACGAACAAAATCCACTCATCAAACCCGCCTGAGGCCGGCCTCAATAAGTGGAAGGACTAAGAGTCGACGGGAGCCGTGGTCGAGATGTCGATAATGGTCGAGGTCGAACATCGTTGATGAAACTGTAATGGCTAGTTTTCAAAATAAGATATTAAAGATAATATTCTAGCGAATATTCTCTGCagtttgtactattagggtttgttaGAAATATGtctcatatatatataggaaGAGGGGCCAATGATGTAAGGCACGTGAGATTCATCTGTAAGAACAAACTTTTGGCTAAAGATTATCTCTCTTGCAAAGATACAAGAAGGACCTTTTCATCAAGATTCTTGTCGAAATTATTCCCCACTTTCCATCAGATTAGAGAATACTTCGAACATCCAAGGATTTGtttgtcactcatcattgtcacgAGGAATAACCACCTAATTCATCCttattgggtgaatcactcattctatttacttaaatatcatttattgttattcattgcTATCAAATGCTCTATTATTGCTCATGTTACTTGGAATGATTGTTGCACACCATTATTATATTTCTACCAGATCTATCCAACGTTAATCATGCTTTCGAAACTTGCATCTACAAATATTATTGTTAACTAGGTTTAACCTCTTATcgcataaatttaattatttgagcaTGTGATTACACTTTTTGGTAAAACATTCCCTCTGAGCCAAAGATCAGAACCCACGACTAAGCGAAGTAAACCAAATGCCTCAACATAGAAAGGTTAGACGCTTACGAGTACAATTCCAAGTTTCAGAGAATCCATATGTATTGGCCACCACGTCCTCAGTTCTAATGAAGAAGAAATTGTGCCAGAATTGGCGGCTAGCCTTGTCATTTATCTTCACTACCATGCACTTGCCCCATCGGAGGCGAAGGTTTAGCATCGCCCCCTATAGAAACTGGGGGAGAATAGATGCATCAGATGCCGAAGTATGATCACAACCCCGCCAAGCTCCACAAACTTGGTAAGCATCCTTATGAGCTTATAGATATACAATGCGAGCTGAGCCGGACAAACATCATAGAAACGGCAAAACTCCTTCGCCATTGGAAGAAGGGGAAGAGTGTAGTTGACATGAAAGGGGTAAGCGTAGAATGCACAGTACCTACGGCAGTGGACTTGTAACACGTCCCGCTCGGTAGGGACAAACTCGATGCGAGCAAGAATTCCGTACTTAGCCCTAAGCTCTAATAAATCAGCCTCATTCATCGCCGACTCAGAGATTTCAGGCTCATCTTTAGACGCCTTTGTAAAATCATACCTGACTTTCTCACCATGAGGAATTATCTCCTCCATTGTAGGAAAGTTCTCTTCCTCAACGATAACAGAGACGCCCTCTACATGAGGAGGAAAAACCATCGCTAAGGGAACCGATTCGCTTTCCTCGCTGGGACCAGAAGATATGAACATATTTCCAACAAAAGAGAGAGTATTCAAAGCAACGGGGGTTGAAAACAATCGGGATCTCTATGGCAGGGAAAGAAAATTCACaacaatagaagaagaagaagaagaagaagaagaagaagaagaagaagaagaagaagaagaagaagaagaagaagaagaagaaacagacaCAAGGTTTCGATATGGGAAATCAGTAAAACTTGAGATTATGTCTTCacatccctatttataagagCTCAAGCGTCGGAACCGAGAAATTTGGTCTTCATTACTTGGCACCACTATCGAAGCGACAAATCCAATCAAAAAAAGCACGCAAAACGATGCGTATAGGAAAAACACATCATAATGATGCATGATATCATGACGTCACTTTGATCGTGGAACAACGTAACCCCAAAAAAGTTACGATTCGTGAATGGCCACGTTGTCAGCTTGCCTCAAACATCACGACCCGACCCACTTGTCCAATCATCTTGACCACAACGAACAGAATCTGCTCATCAAGCCCGCTAGAGGCCGGCCTCAATaagtggagggactaactgtatgggtcgaAATCTACTAGATAATATTCGAAATAAGATTACACTGAAGGAAGAATTCTCGAGTCATCATTAGTCGAGATGGTCCATGAAGCAGAAATACTCGTAGGCGAAAAGTCGACGGGAACCGTGGTCGAGATGTCGATAATGGTCGAGGTCGAACATCGTTGATGAAGCTGTAACGGCTAGTTTTCAAATtaagatattaaagagaatattctagcgAATATTCTCTACagtttgtactattagggtttgttaGAAATATGTCTCCTATATATAGGAATCGGGTCCAATGATGTGAGGCACGTGAGATTCATCTGTAAGAAAAGACTTTTGGctaaagattctctctcttgctAAGATACAAGAAGGACCTTTTCATCAAGAATCTTGTCGAAATTATTCCACACTTTTCATTAGATCTGAGAATACTTCGAACATCCAAGGATTTTTTTGTCACTCATCATTATTAGGAGGAATaactagggctgcttatcgggcggattgggcggttatatactcttaacggtttggcttatcggttatcggcttttaaatgtattaatccgctagccacccgataagatatcgggcagattggtatcggtttagctcttatcgggcggtttattGGATTGTTTGTTGACCGCtatgactcaaaataaaattcctatGCTCAGCAGACTACATTCCAGTCTATAgaatatggcacctaagaagagagctaaaTAGAAGAAATAGAGAGATGTGTATTCCAACGTATTTCCTAGTAGAATCATCTCTGGGGATGAGCCTATTAACAACTTATAACTATcagaagaaatagaagagaaCACTAGGTATAATACATGACATCAAAATTATCTAATAGTAACTAAATGGAATAGTAAATTATAACTAAATATCTAGtagtaaattagtaatagagAATAGAGAAAAAACAAAAGCAGAGGTGAACCATAGATAGCAGCTTAAACAATCTTGTTGTAGGGTGGGAGAATAAGCTTAGCTAATAGCTGGAAGAAGtggaagaagtggaagggtttttgatatttaatatatatattcttaacgggttaacggattatccgttaagaaaattgaataatccgcccccaaaccgataagccgttaataaaaaaattttaatctgttccccgtccgttaaaccgttaacccgataccaataagccattaagcttcgatttcggttcggttttcggtttcggttcggttttgaataCCCCTAGTTACAAGTCCATAGAATAGATCACTCCTTTACTTAAATgtcatgtattattattcattactattaaATGCTCTATTATTACTCATGTTACTTGGAATGATTGTTGCACACCATTATTATATTTCTACCAGATCTATCCAACGTTAATCACGCTTTCGGAACTCGCATCTAGAAATATTATTGTTAACTAGGTTTAATCTCTTATcgcataaatttaattatttgaaccaagaattatactttttggtcaaacactcCCTCCGATtcactttaaataattttttagctcttttcacacatattaagaaatttaacttttagcattaattaacaataaaattgatcGTATTAATATTAATTTGCTCATTACAAATATAAGTATATAACAAATTGTTCCTAGGCTACTCCAAAggtaactttaaaaataaaaaaatcaaatattatgaaccacaaaaaaaaaaaaaaattacttaaagtAAATCGGATGAAATATAACTTTAGAAGGTAGCGAAGCGGCTTGAAAAACTACGGCTTCCTAACAAAGCTGCTGGAGTTTTAGTGACGTCCTCTAACTTTGACTGCCGTTGAAAGTTGAACTAACAATTGGAGTCCTGTACTTCTTCCattgtctttttattttcttttgtttgttaaCTTTACTAAAAGAAATTAAGGACCTCGTACGTACGAGAGGTCTTGTGGTAAAAGAAAAAACTTTTGTGATTTTTtcgctttcttttttttctctttttcacttcaACTTGTTCTGTTGTTGTTGAGTTGCTCTGGTGATAAGCACCCTCcatttccaaccaagaggttgtgagttcgagtcaccccaagagcaaggtggagagttcttggagaaAAGGATGCcgatggtctattggaaacagtctttctacctcatggtaggggtaaggtctacatatacactaccctctccagaccctactagtgggattatactgggttgttgttgttgttgttgttgttgttgttgggggTGATTAAGATGTTTCATAACGTTGTGGTATAAGATTGAACTGATAAATGGGTTTCTAGGTGCGATATGTTATCATAAACGTTATTAGTATTCCTTACAACACTAATAATATTTTAAGAATTCATTATTCAATATCTCAAATATATAAAGTTGTTATTCCCACCAATATTgatgtatttgtaaataataattctgcaaaatataagttatcgtaatgaaacagtaattaattcgagcccactgaattcacagtgtttccttaaggaatttaatcccctcctagtacccaaggtaatggattatttcctcccaggatagaacgaatcacacactggtgtagcggtacttcaaaccccagtgtttcagcgaaca is drawn from Nicotiana tabacum cultivar K326 chromosome 22, ASM71507v2, whole genome shotgun sequence and contains these coding sequences:
- the LOC107772601 gene encoding homeobox-leucine zipper protein HAT4-like; protein product: MEDLGLSLSLSFPQNRTVTNLIRKTSWTDNSFPSSDRNSETCRVETKTFLKGIDVNRLPETADAEEEAGVSSPNSTISSVSGNKRNDREANCEEHDMERACSRGISDEEDGETCRKKLRLTKEQSAVLEENFKEHSTLNPKQKLALAKRLGLRARQVEVWFQNRRARTKLKQTELDCDFLKRCVENLTEENRRLQKEVQELRALKLSPQFYMQMTPPTTLTMCPSCERVASGPTSTPVNLRLGPPQQLNLWATTPISQGQFGQMDSHPTLARQK